From the Acidobacteriota bacterium genome, the window CTGGATCTTCTTCATCATCTCCAGGCAGATGACGCCGCTGTCCTTCTCGAGCTGCACGCGATCGAAGATGCTCCTGCGCATCATGCGGAAGTCGCAGTCCACGTCGCGCATGCGGAGCCCGAAGAGCAGCTTCACCGCGTGGTGGTACAGGCGGCCGATGACCACGCGGTGCCAGGGATCGGAGCGGCTGATCTTGTACCCGTTGACCATGTCCACGTCGGGCGCGAAGCGCCGCCACAGCAGCGCCATCTCCGACGGGTCGTATTGCGCATCGCCGTCGGTGTAGAAGACGACATCTTTCCGCGCGGCCGCGAAGCCGCTCCGCAGCGCGCCGCCGTACCCGCGGTTGCGCTCGTGCGTCACGACCCGAACCTGCGGATAGAGGCGCGCCAGCTCCGCGAGAACGCGCGGCGTCGCGTCGGCGCTGCCGTCATTGACGACGATGACTTCGAAGTCGGACGTGAGCTGACGCGCCGCCTGCACCGCCATGATCACGAGGCTCGCGATCGTGCCGCCGTCGTTGTAGGCAGGGAAGAAGACGGTCAGGCCAGCCGGCTTCTGCACACCAGAATCGACCATGCCTCAGGGAACGGAAAACCTTAGCACGTCAGCTATTTGCGTGACAAGCTGCGAAGGCGCAGCCGCCACGGCATCAGCAGCGACTCGAAGACGACCCCCTTCGAGAGCTTCGACTCTCCCTCCCGTCGCTCGACAAACACGATCGGCACCTCGCCAACCGTGCAGCCGGCGCGCATCGCCTCGTACAGCGTCTCCACCTGGAACGAGTAGCCGTCCGAGACGATGCGATCGAGCGGAAGGGCGGAAAGCGCCTTGCGCGTCCACGCGCGGAAGCCGCCCGTGCAGTCGTGTGTCGCCATTCCGGTGACCGCGCGCACGTAGTTGTTGCCCGTGGTGCTGAGGATCAGACGCTTCAGCGGCCAGTTGACTACGCTGATGCCGTTCACGTAACGCGAGCCGATCGTGATGTCGAACCGCTCCGCCCCGGCGAGCACCTTTGGCAGGTACACCGGGTCGTGCGACAGGTCCGCATCCATCTGCACGGCGACGTCCACCCCCATCTCGAGGGCCCGGCGAAAACCGTCCACGTACGACCGGCCCAGCCCGCGCTTGCCCGTGCGATGCAGCACGGACATCCGGCCGGGGTACGTCCGTGCGAGCTGCTCGGCCACATCCCCGGTCCCATCCGGTGAGCCGTCGTCCACGACGAGCAACCGGACGTCGTGCTGCAGGACGAGCGGCACGATCTCCGGCAGGTTCTCGCGCTCGTTGTAGGTGGGAATGATGACGAGCGCGTTCACTGGTGCCCCTCGAACCTGAGCGCCGCGATCTGTTCGGACACAAGACCGACGAGAAACACGACGGCCGAGAACAGGATCAGCAGGACCGACGAGTTCGTGACGTGGCTCTGCGTCACGACCGTCCAGACGGCGTACAACGCGCCGAGGAGGAACGCCGCGATGCTCACCGGGAGGAAAATCCGCAGGGGGCTGAACAGCGTGACGACGCGCAGCAGGATGATGTAGAAGCGGAAGCCGTCTCGCGCGAACTTGATCTTCGACGTGCCCACCCGCGGCCTCGCGTCGATGTTCACGAACAGGACGTTGTACCCGGCTTTCAGGAACGCCAGCGTCGTCGTGGTCGGGGTGGAGAAGCCGTTGGGCAGCAGGTGAATGAATTCGCGCAGGCGCGCGAGCCGCGCGGCGCGGAAGCCGGACGTGAGATCCGGGATCGGTCGTCCGGTGAGATACCCGGCGAGCCAGTTGAGCATGGCGTTGCCGGACCGCCGCGCCAGCGTGGCCTGCGTCGCGCCCGAGCGCGCGCCAATCACCAGGTCGTACTCGCCAAGCGGTGCGGTGAGGCGGCGCGTGTCCTCGGGCTGGTGCTGGCCGTCGGCATCGAGGATCAGCACGTAGTCGCTGCGCGCCTGGCGGATCGCGGTCTTCACCGCCGCGCCGTTTCCCTTGTTGTAGGGGTGCCGGACGACGGTCGCGCCGGCCTCGCGCGCGCGCTCGGCCGTGGCGTCCGTGGACCCGTCGTCCACGACGATGATCTCGTGCCAGGGGGCGGCGGCGCGAACGCGCGCGACGACGTCGCCGATCGCCGCCGCTTCGTTGTAGGCGGGAATCAGCACCGAAACCGAAGCTGCGTCGGCCATCGTTAGGTTGCGTGGCGGAAGTTGATCACGTCGCCGTCCTGCACTACGTATTCCTTGCCTTCGAGGCGCAGTTCCGCGTGTTCCTTGCAGGCGGCAAGCGATCCACGCGAGAGCAGCGCATCATACGGCACGACCTCCGCGCGGATGAAGCCGCGCGCGAGGTCGCTGTGGATCTCGCCGGCGGCGAGCTGCGCCGAGGTTCCGCGCGGGATCGACCACGCGCGGCACTCGTCTTCGCCCACCGTGAAGAACGAGATGTATCCCAGCAGATCGTAGCTGGCCCGGATGACGCGATCCAGCCCCGATTCCTTCAGCCCCAGATCCGCCATGAACGCAGCCGCGTCGGCGGGTTCGAGCTGCGCGATTTCAAGCTCGATCTTCGCACACGCGGGGACGGCGCGCGCGGCGCCCGACGCGAGAATCTGGTCGAAGCCGGCGTCGTGGATCGCCTCGTCGGCGTGCGAGAGGTCGGCTTCATCCACGTTCAGCACCAGGAGCACAGGCTTCGCCGACAGCAGCTGGAACCCTCGGAGACGGCGAGCGTCTTCGGGCTCCAGCTCCAGGCCGCGCAGCGCGCGCCCCTCGTCGAGCCGCGCGCGGCAGCGCTGGAGCACGTCCTGCTCTCGCTTGAGTTCCGGGAGGTTCTGCTTCCTGAGATCGCGCTCGAGGCGCTCGAGCCGCCGCTCGACGACGCCGAGGTCCGCGAGAATCAGTTCTTCTTCCATCTCGCGCGCGTCGCGCGCGGGGTCGATCGTTTGCTTGGAATGCGGCACCGACTCGTCGCGGAACCCGCGGACGACGTGCAGCAGCGCGTCGGCGTTGCGGTAAGGCGCGACGTCGAGCAAAGCCTGCGCCGCGCTCCCGCCTCGGGCGGCGCCGTGCGCGATGTCGGCGAATTCCACCGTGGCGGGCACGTGCTTCTTCGGGTTGAACAGCGCCGTGAGACGGTCCAGCCGCTCGTCGGGCACCCGGGATACACCCACGTTGGCGTCGGCTTTGGCCGAGGCCTTCGGGGCCTCCCTCGCCGACGTCATCAGTTGGAACAGGGTGGTCTTGCCGGAAGACGGGAAACCTATGAGGCCTGCGCGGAGCATGAGAAACCCCGATCGTAGCCCAAAAGTGTGACAGTCACACTTCGGAAGGGGGACAGTCACACTTCTTGGCCGGATAAGTGTGACTGTCACACTTATCGGCAGGCGAAAGTTAGGCGTAACCCACTGAGGCTGTGCAGTTTGGCGTTGACATTACCGGGGGTATTCCCTAACATCGGCGTGGACTTTTGTGGACTGAAGTGGAGTAACTGGCGTGCTGCGGGGGAACTACTCGGCCAAAATCGACGACAAGGGTCGATTGAAGGTGCCTACCACCTTCCGGGTACTCGTCCAGGAACAGCACGGCTCGAACCTCTACGTCACCAGCCTCTCGGGCGAGTCGGTTCGGATTTATCCGATGCCGGTCTGGCTCGACATCGAGGCCAAGCTCGCGAAGGTGCCCTCGACGCATCCGGCGCGGGCAAGATTTTTCGATCGCGTGAACTACTACGGCCAGGCCGCGGAGTTCGACACGCAGGGGCGGGTCATCATCCACCCGCGGCTGCGCGACTCGGCAGGCATGAGCGGCGAGGTGGACGTGTTCGGCCAGTACAACTACCTCGAGATCTGGAACCACGACCGGTTCCTCGCGAAGCTGCAGCGCGAGCCGTTCACCGACGACGACGCGCGGGCGCTGTCGGAGTTCGGAATATGACCGGTCTTGTGGCTGCCACAAATTAATCCCATCTCCGGGAAAAATTCGTGGCACCCACAGATTACGTGCACGAGCCGGTCCTACTGGCCGAAGTGCTCGTGGCGCTCGAACCGGCACGCGGCGGCACGTTCGTCGATTGCACGGTCGGCCTGGGAGGACACGCGCGGGCCTTGCTCGACGGAGGCGCCGCCCGGCTCGTCGGCTTCGATCGCGACGCGGACGCGCTGGCCATTGCCGCACAACGGCTCGAGCCCTTCGGGGACCGCGTCACGCTGGCCCACGCCGACTACCGCGAGCTGCCCTCGGCGCTCGCCGCGCGTGGCATCGAGCACGTGACGGGGATTCTCGCCGACCTCGGCGTGTCGTCGATGCAGCTGGAGGCGGAAGGACGCGGGTTCAGTTTCCGGCGCGACGAGCCGCTCGACATGCGGATGGACCGCTCCTCGGGTCCGACGGCCGCCGAGCTGTTGCGCGAGACCGGCGAGGAGGATCTCGCCAATGTGATTTTCCGGTTCGGGGAAGAACGCCACTCGCGCCGCATCGCCCGCGCGATCAAGGCGCGGCGGATCGAGACGACGGGCGAGCTGGCCGAAGTGGTGCGGCGCGCGGTGCCGCACCGGGGGTATCAGCGGATCGACCCGGCGACGCGCACCTTCCAGGCGCTGCGCATCTGGGTCAACCGCGAGCTGGACGGGCTCGACGGGTTCGTCCGGGCAGCGGTCGGCGTGCTGGCGCGCGGGGGGCGCGCCGCGGTCATCAGCTTTCACTCCCTGGAGGATCGGGTGATCAAGCACACGATGCGTGAGCTGGAGCGGGACGGTGCCGTGCGCCTGCTCTCGCGCAAGCCGATCGGCCCTTCGGACGCGGAGGCCGACCGCAATCCGCGCGCGCGCAGCGCCAAGCTGCGCGCGGCCGAGAAGCTGTCATGAGCGCGGTTGATTTCGAATACGCCATCAAGAAGGACATCCGCAACAACCCCATCGTCCGGGAGGTGGACGAGGCGCGGCAGCGCGAGCTGTGGCGCTCGCTCGCGGTCGGCGCGTTCCTCGTGGGCGTCCTGCTCTTCTCGGCGTGGCAGCACTTCGAGTTGATCAGCCATGGCTACCAGATCGAACGGCTGCAGCGGGAGCGCGCGGCCGAGGAAGAGATCAACCGTCACCTGCGCCTCGAGATCGAGACGCTGAAGTCGCCCGCGCGGATCGAGCGGATCGCGACAGAGAAGCTGCACATGGTGGCGCCCGCGGCGGGCGACGCCATCGTCATCGAGAAGGTCACGCCGCCGGCCCCGCCTGACAAGGCGGTCGTCGCGTCGCGGTAAAGGAGCGTTCGTTGGCCGATCGGCGGGGGGTACGGCTGTCGACGCTGATCGCGCGTGCGCGCGGTCGCGGACGGCCTGCGCGCGCCGCGCGCCGCCGCGACGGGGCGGCGACCCCTCCCGGCTGGCGCGCCGTCGTCCAGAAGCGGCTCGTCGTCACGGCACTCCTGTTTGCGGCGTGGGGCGCGGGGATCCAGGCGCGCCTCGTGTGGCTCCAGGTCATTCAGCACTCGGATCTCACGGCCCGCGCCGAGCGCCAGCAGATGCGGACGGTCGACGCCGTGGCCAAGCGGGGCGAGATCCTCGATCGCAACGGCCACGTGCTCGCCTACAGCGTCGACGCCGAGTCGGTGTACGCCGTTCCCACGGAAGTGAAGGATCCCGCGCGGACCGCCGCGACGCTGTGCGGCGCGTTTGACGACTGCGACAGCCGGGAGCGGCAGCGCATTGAGGAGCGCTTGCGGCGCCAGAAGGCGTTCGCCTTCGTTCGCCGGCAGCTCTCACCGGACGAGGCCCGGCGCATCGCCTCGCTCAAGCTCGACGGCATCGGGTTCCTCAAGGAGAACCGCCGCTACTACCCGAAGAAGGAGCTCGCCGCGCACGTCATCGGCTACGCGGGCGTTGAGAACGTCGGGCTGGCGGGGATCGAGTCCGCCTTCGATTCGCAGATTCGCGGGCGTGCCGGCCGGATCCTGATCCAGGCCGATGCGCGCCGCCACACCGTGTTCAGCCGGGTCGAACGCCCGGCCACCGCCGGCGCCGACATCGAGCTGACGATCGACGAGTACCTCCAGTACATCGCCGAGCGTGAGCTGCGCGCGACCGTCGCGGAGAACCGCGCGACGGGCGGCACCATCGTCATCATGGAGCCGAACTCGGGCGAGATCCTCGCGCTGGCGAACTACCCGACGTTCAACCCCAACACGTTCTGGCGTTACCAGCGCTCTCACACGCGGAACCGGGCGATCCAGGAGATCTACGAGCCGGGGTCGACCTTCAAGATCGTCACGGCGTCGGCGGCGTTCGAGGAATCGGTGGTCGATCCCGAGGATCTGATCAACGTCACCGGCGGCCGGATCGCGTTCGGTGCGCGCGTCATCCACGACACGCACGACTACGGGATCCTGTCGTTCACCGACGTGCTCGTGAAGTCGAGCAACGTCGGCGCGATCAAGATTGGCCTCAAGCTCGGACCCGAGCGCCTGAACCGGTACGTGCATCGCTTCGGGTTCGGCCAGACGCTGTCGCCCGAGCTGCGCGGCGAATCGCAGGGGATCGTGTGGAACGCGGGGGAGCTGAACGACAGCGCGCTGGCGTCGGTCTCGATGGGCTACCAGATCGGCGTCACGCCGCTGCAGATGGCCACCGCGGTCAGCTCGGTCGCCAATGGCGGCGAGCTCATGGAGCCGCACATCGTTCGTGCCGTGGTCCGCAACGGCCGTCGCACCGAAACTCCGCGAAAGGCGCTCCGGCGGACCATTTCTGCGAACACGGCGGCCGAGCTGACGGCCATTCTCGAGGACGTCGTCGAGCGCGGGACGGCCCGGGCGGCGAAGCTCGAGTCCTATCAGGTAGCGGGCAAGACCGGCACGGCGGCCAAGCTCGTCGGCGGACGGTACTCGAAGAGCGAGTACCACGCGTCGTTCATCGGCTTCGTGCCCTCGCGTCGTCCTGCTCTGACGATCCTGGTCGTGATCGACTCGCCGCGCTCGAAGGGTTACTACGGCGGCGTGGTCGCCGCGCCGGTGTTCAAGCGCGTCGCCGAAGCCGCGTTGCGGCACCTCGGCGTGCCCCCGACCGTCAACCCGGTTCCTCCAGTGCTCGTCGCGCGCAACGCGGGCGACAGCCGCGACGTGCCGGTGCCCACGCGTGCCGCCGCCGTCCTTGACGCCGGCGTCCAGGTTGCGCGCGACGGGCTCATGCCGGACCTCCGCGGGCTGAGCGGGCGCGAAGCCCTGCGCATGGCGGCGAAGCTCGGGCTGGCGACGCATCTTCGCGGGCGCGGGCTCGTGGTTGAACAGTCCCCGCTGCCCGGGACGGCCGTCGAGCGCGGCACCCCGTGCGAAATCGTGCTGGGACGGGAAGGAGCCACGCCGTGACGTTGGGCGTGCTGCTCCAGGCCGCCGCATCGACGCGCGTTGCCGCCGGCACGATCGACCGCGCGCTCGCCCGGCGCGAGGTGAGCGCGATCGGGTACGACTCGCGTCGTGCTCAGCCGGCGTCCGTGTTCATCGCGATGCGCGGCGAGCGTGCCGACGGCGCGTCGTTCGCCCCCCAGGCCGTGGCCCGCGGGGCGATGGCCGTGATTGCCGAAACGCCGAATCCGGACCTGCCCGTCGCGTGGATCGTCGTCGCGGACGCGCGCCAGGCGATCGCAGAGCTTGCGGCGGCGTTCTTCGATCGCCCGAGCGAGGCGATGCAGGTGGTCGGCATCACCGGCACCAACGGCAAGACGACGACGTCGTACCTGCTCCAGTCCATCTTCGAAGCCGCCGGCGTGAAATGCGGGCGTATCGGGACGGTCGGGTACAGCGTCG encodes:
- a CDS encoding glycosyltransferase family 2 protein, which translates into the protein MVDSGVQKPAGLTVFFPAYNDGGTIASLVIMAVQAARQLTSDFEVIVVNDGSADATPRVLAELARLYPQVRVVTHERNRGYGGALRSGFAAARKDVVFYTDGDAQYDPSEMALLWRRFAPDVDMVNGYKISRSDPWHRVVIGRLYHHAVKLLFGLRMRDVDCDFRMMRRSIFDRVQLEKDSGVICLEMMKKIQDAGYRIAEVPVHHYHRAYGRSQFFNFRRVFRTGVDVLKLWFALVVRREHQPNGARADARAGQ
- a CDS encoding polyprenol monophosphomannose synthase; the protein is MNALVIIPTYNERENLPEIVPLVLQHDVRLLVVDDGSPDGTGDVAEQLARTYPGRMSVLHRTGKRGLGRSYVDGFRRALEMGVDVAVQMDADLSHDPVYLPKVLAGAERFDITIGSRYVNGISVVNWPLKRLILSTTGNNYVRAVTGMATHDCTGGFRAWTRKALSALPLDRIVSDGYSFQVETLYEAMRAGCTVGEVPIVFVERREGESKLSKGVVFESLLMPWRLRLRSLSRK
- a CDS encoding glycosyltransferase family 2 protein, whose amino-acid sequence is MADAASVSVLIPAYNEAAAIGDVVARVRAAAPWHEIIVVDDGSTDATAERAREAGATVVRHPYNKGNGAAVKTAIRQARSDYVLILDADGQHQPEDTRRLTAPLGEYDLVIGARSGATQATLARRSGNAMLNWLAGYLTGRPIPDLTSGFRAARLARLREFIHLLPNGFSTPTTTTLAFLKAGYNVLFVNIDARPRVGTSKIKFARDGFRFYIILLRVVTLFSPLRIFLPVSIAAFLLGALYAVWTVVTQSHVTNSSVLLILFSAVVFLVGLVSEQIAALRFEGHQ
- the ychF gene encoding redox-regulated ATPase YchF translates to MLRAGLIGFPSSGKTTLFQLMTSAREAPKASAKADANVGVSRVPDERLDRLTALFNPKKHVPATVEFADIAHGAARGGSAAQALLDVAPYRNADALLHVVRGFRDESVPHSKQTIDPARDAREMEEELILADLGVVERRLERLERDLRKQNLPELKREQDVLQRCRARLDEGRALRGLELEPEDARRLRGFQLLSAKPVLLVLNVDEADLSHADEAIHDAGFDQILASGAARAVPACAKIELEIAQLEPADAAAFMADLGLKESGLDRVIRASYDLLGYISFFTVGEDECRAWSIPRGTSAQLAAGEIHSDLARGFIRAEVVPYDALLSRGSLAACKEHAELRLEGKEYVVQDGDVINFRHAT
- a CDS encoding division/cell wall cluster transcriptional repressor MraZ; the encoded protein is MLRGNYSAKIDDKGRLKVPTTFRVLVQEQHGSNLYVTSLSGESVRIYPMPVWLDIEAKLAKVPSTHPARARFFDRVNYYGQAAEFDTQGRVIIHPRLRDSAGMSGEVDVFGQYNYLEIWNHDRFLAKLQREPFTDDDARALSEFGI
- the rsmH gene encoding 16S rRNA (cytosine(1402)-N(4))-methyltransferase RsmH, which gives rise to MAPTDYVHEPVLLAEVLVALEPARGGTFVDCTVGLGGHARALLDGGAARLVGFDRDADALAIAAQRLEPFGDRVTLAHADYRELPSALAARGIEHVTGILADLGVSSMQLEAEGRGFSFRRDEPLDMRMDRSSGPTAAELLRETGEEDLANVIFRFGEERHSRRIARAIKARRIETTGELAEVVRRAVPHRGYQRIDPATRTFQALRIWVNRELDGLDGFVRAAVGVLARGGRAAVISFHSLEDRVIKHTMRELERDGAVRLLSRKPIGPSDAEADRNPRARSAKLRAAEKLS
- the ftsL gene encoding cell division protein FtsL, with amino-acid sequence MSAVDFEYAIKKDIRNNPIVREVDEARQRELWRSLAVGAFLVGVLLFSAWQHFELISHGYQIERLQRERAAEEEINRHLRLEIETLKSPARIERIATEKLHMVAPAAGDAIVIEKVTPPAPPDKAVVASR
- a CDS encoding transpeptidase family protein; protein product: MADRRGVRLSTLIARARGRGRPARAARRRDGAATPPGWRAVVQKRLVVTALLFAAWGAGIQARLVWLQVIQHSDLTARAERQQMRTVDAVAKRGEILDRNGHVLAYSVDAESVYAVPTEVKDPARTAATLCGAFDDCDSRERQRIEERLRRQKAFAFVRRQLSPDEARRIASLKLDGIGFLKENRRYYPKKELAAHVIGYAGVENVGLAGIESAFDSQIRGRAGRILIQADARRHTVFSRVERPATAGADIELTIDEYLQYIAERELRATVAENRATGGTIVIMEPNSGEILALANYPTFNPNTFWRYQRSHTRNRAIQEIYEPGSTFKIVTASAAFEESVVDPEDLINVTGGRIAFGARVIHDTHDYGILSFTDVLVKSSNVGAIKIGLKLGPERLNRYVHRFGFGQTLSPELRGESQGIVWNAGELNDSALASVSMGYQIGVTPLQMATAVSSVANGGELMEPHIVRAVVRNGRRTETPRKALRRTISANTAAELTAILEDVVERGTARAAKLESYQVAGKTGTAAKLVGGRYSKSEYHASFIGFVPSRRPALTILVVIDSPRSKGYYGGVVAAPVFKRVAEAALRHLGVPPTVNPVPPVLVARNAGDSRDVPVPTRAAAVLDAGVQVARDGLMPDLRGLSGREALRMAAKLGLATHLRGRGLVVEQSPLPGTAVERGTPCEIVLGREGATP